A single region of the Malaclemys terrapin pileata isolate rMalTer1 chromosome 2, rMalTer1.hap1, whole genome shotgun sequence genome encodes:
- the ADCYAP1 gene encoding pituitary adenylate cyclase-activating polypeptide isoform X1: protein MCSKAILALLVYGIIMHCSVYCSPAAGFQYPALRISQEAPPHASEFLPFAFRARLEDEVYDEDGNTLQDFAFDNDPLGIANPSSMIDDMYTLYYPPEKRHADGIFNKAYRRVLGQLSARKYLHSLMAKRVGGASGLEDDSEPLSKRHSDGIFTDSYSRYRKQMAVKKYLAAVLGKRYKQRVKNKGRRVAYL, encoded by the exons ATGTGTAGCAAAGCGATCCTAGCACTACTGGTCTATGGGATAATAATGCACTGCAGCGTCTACTGCTCACCTGCTGCTGGATTTCAATACCCTGCGCTAAG GATTTCTCAGGAGGCACCGCCACATGCGTCTGAATTCTTGCCCTTTGCTTTCCGGGCTAGGCTGGAAGATGAAGTGTATGACGAGGATGGAAACACGCTGCAGGATTTCGCCTTTGACAACGACCCGCTTGGCATAGCGAACCCTTCCTCCATGATAGACGACATGTACACCCTGTACTACCCACCGGAAAAGAG GCACGCCGATGGGATATTTAACAAAGCCTACAGGAGAGTCCTGGGTCAGCTATCCGCTCGGAAATACCTGCATTCTTTGATGGCCAAACGGGTGGG CGGTGCTAGCGGCCTGGAGGACGACTCGGAACCGCTCTCCAAACGGCACTCGGATGGCATCTTCACAGACAGCTACAGCCGCTACCGGAAACAAATGGCTGTCAAGAAATACTTGGCAGCGGTCCTGGGGAAAAGGTATAAACAAAGAGTTAAAAACAAAGGACGCCGAGTAGCGTATTTGTAG
- the ADCYAP1 gene encoding pituitary adenylate cyclase-activating polypeptide isoform X2, whose translation MCSKAILALLVYGIIMHCSVYCSPAAGFQYPALRLEDEVYDEDGNTLQDFAFDNDPLGIANPSSMIDDMYTLYYPPEKRHADGIFNKAYRRVLGQLSARKYLHSLMAKRVGGASGLEDDSEPLSKRHSDGIFTDSYSRYRKQMAVKKYLAAVLGKRYKQRVKNKGRRVAYL comes from the exons ATGTGTAGCAAAGCGATCCTAGCACTACTGGTCTATGGGATAATAATGCACTGCAGCGTCTACTGCTCACCTGCTGCTGGATTTCAATACCCTGCGCTAAG GCTGGAAGATGAAGTGTATGACGAGGATGGAAACACGCTGCAGGATTTCGCCTTTGACAACGACCCGCTTGGCATAGCGAACCCTTCCTCCATGATAGACGACATGTACACCCTGTACTACCCACCGGAAAAGAG GCACGCCGATGGGATATTTAACAAAGCCTACAGGAGAGTCCTGGGTCAGCTATCCGCTCGGAAATACCTGCATTCTTTGATGGCCAAACGGGTGGG CGGTGCTAGCGGCCTGGAGGACGACTCGGAACCGCTCTCCAAACGGCACTCGGATGGCATCTTCACAGACAGCTACAGCCGCTACCGGAAACAAATGGCTGTCAAGAAATACTTGGCAGCGGTCCTGGGGAAAAGGTATAAACAAAGAGTTAAAAACAAAGGACGCCGAGTAGCGTATTTGTAG